The Acinetobacter sp. WCHA45 DNA window GGTGCATTACCACAAACGGCTCCTGCAACATTATTTGGAACAAATAAACTTGCCTCTATTTTTGGAACCGGTTCAGCAGCTTTTTCATTTGTACGTCGAGTAAAGTTGCAGTGGTCATTATTATGGGTGATCGCAATTTTTGCTTTTGTCAGTGCGTATGTAGGTGCAGCCTGCGTTTCATTGGTGCCTACTCATATATTAAGACCGATTGTCTTAGTCATGCTGATTGTGATTGCGATTTATACCTTTATGAAAAAGCAATTTGGGCAAGTACATGTTGATCAACACATCACACCAAAATTATTATTTTTTGCCGCATTGGGTAGTTTAGCGATCGGTTTCTATGATGGAATCTTTGGTCCAGGTACAGGTAGCTTCTTTATCTTCTTTTTTATTCGCTTTCTTCAAGTCGATTTTTTACATGCTTCTGCATTATCCAAGATTGGCAATTTTATGACTAATCTGGCGGCACTGAGTTTTTTTATTCCCGCAGGGCATATCTTCTTTCAGCTTGGTTTTATGATGGCGGCTGCCAATATTGCAGGTTCATTATTGGGTGTACGTTTGGCTTTGAAATACGGTAGTGGTTTTATTCGTATTTTATTTTTGATTTTGGTCAGTATTTTAATTTGTTGGTTGGCTTATCAAATCTTTGTTGCAGTTTAATCTATAAAAATAAACTTTCCATACAAAAACCTACGCAAACATCGCTGTTTAAAAAAGTATCATTTTTTAATATGAAAGCTCAGCCAAACAGATCAACTAGATAAGAATTGAAGTAAGTGTTGATTATGCTAGCCATCGCAGAGGTAAAGAATGAATATATTTGAGGCACTCAGAGAAAGCCACGAACAACAACGTAACTTAGCTGAACGATTAATTCAGACCAGCGGACATACTCAAGAAAGGGAAGATTTATTTAAACAGCTTAAGAATGAACTCTATGTGCATTCAGTTGCCGAAGACCGTTATTTATATATTCCTCTAATGTTTGATGATGTGGGTTTAGACATTACCCGCCATGCTTTATCTGAGCATCATGAAATGGATGAACTGGTTGAAAAATTAGAAGAAACTGATATGAGTAATCCGAGTTGGTTAGCGACAGCAAAACAATTAAGTGAAAAAGTCCATCATCATTTAAAGGAAGAGGAACATAAATTTTTCCAACAGGCTGGAAAAATTTTAGGGGATGATGAAAAGGAAAAACTAGGTAAAAAATATCTTACTGAATATCAGAAATATAAAAATGCAGATCGCTCATTTTCGTTATAACGAAAATGAGCAGTAAGGAGTGCTCTTACTGTGTTTGAAATTTTTCCCCACGTAAGGTCACTCCAACCGATGCAATCATAATACAGCCCAATGCCACCCATTGAATCAGGCTAATTTGTTCATGCAGTAACACGAGTCCTGCTAAAGCAGCAAGCGCAGGTGCAAGGCTTGAAAGCGTACCATAGCTGAGTTTACTTAAACGTTTTAGTGCCATGAGATCGAGTGCATAAGGAATAGCTGTTGCTAGAATTGCTATGACTAAAGCTTTACCCCAATATTGAGTGTCGAGTAGAGCAGGTGCATTACTCCACAGACCAAAGGGAAGTAAGGTCAGGGCAGATAAACCAATTGCGATGGTTAAGGCATGCATCCCAATATTCTGTTGCACAACTCGATGTCCGAAATAAATATAAAATGCCCAAAATAGTCCAGCACCTAAAGCACACGCCGCGCCAAGATAAGAAAAATGCTCGGTATTTGCATCATGCCAAGGCACCATCAGTGCAATTCCTAAGACAGCAAAAGCTACCCAGATGTAATCACTACGCTGCTTAATTGAAAGTAAAGCTAAACCAAGAGGACCGATGAATTCTAAACCGACCGCAATGCCTTGAGGGAGCTTCCCTAAAGAGCTATAAAACAAGATATTCATACAGCCCAAAGAAGCGCTATATAGCAGTAAATCTCGCCATTTTAGGTATTTCAGTTTAGCGATCACTTTCCATGAGCGGAACATGATCGCAACCAAAATCGTTGCAAAACAGAGTCGTAGAATCGTGACGGTCAGTGGATCAAGTGTTGCAATAAGTTGTTTGGCAAATGAAGCGCTGATTTGATAAGCCACCATGGAAAGAACCATGTACAGCACCGCGACCAACTGGATATTTTTCATGGAAGATCTACAAAAGCAAAGTAAAAAATACCTACAAGATAGGTGGTTTGATTATAAGATGAAGACAGTACATCGTGATGGAGCGCTTTCATTTTATTTATTCACTTTTTGCTGTCGAGCATGTTGAGTGGTAAATGTACAACCGATCGATGCGATGATAATCGTGCCAAGCGCAAGCCATTGATTCCACAATAAAGTCTCACCCAGAAAAATAAATCCTGATAATGCAGCTACGGCAGGTTCAAGACTCATGAGTGTTCCAAAACTTAAAGGAGTTAGGCTTCTTAAAGCGATCATTTCTAAAGTAAAGGGCAATGCACTTGCTAAGATTGCAAGTCCAATAAAATAGTAGATATTTGGCAATTCAATGACACGATCAAGCGCCCCTGAAAAGATGGCGAAAGGTAATAAACACAGCATACCAATACTCATGCCTAAACAAACCGTATGATTACCTGAAATACCTGATGGTTTTTGACCTGCGATAATGTATAGCGCCCAACATGCACCTGCAGCCACAGCGAAAAATACACCGACTAAATCTAGATGTTGTTGTGCTTGTTGTAGAGGAAATAGCAATACCAAACCTAGAATAGCGCAACCCACCCAAATAAAATCATAGCGCTGTCGTGCATGAAATAGTGCAACACTTAAAGGGCCGATAAACTCAAAGGCAACCGCTAAGCCCAAAGGCAAACGCTCTAGTGATAAATAAAACAGGGCGTTCATTCCAGCAAGTGCAAAACCATAGCTGAGAATCGCTTTCCAACGAACCACTTTGAAGTTGATGGTCCAAATTTTAAAAATTACCGCTAAAATGAGTGCACCAAAAAACAGACGCATGGCTGATACGGTAAGGACTGGAAAACTTTGGAACAGAATTTTGGCTAAAGAACCGCTTCCTTGTACACACAACATGGCAATCATTAATAACAATAAGGCATGAAGTGGGGTTTTTAACATTAGAGAAGCAACTTATTATTTGAACAATTGGTATATTATTCACATAATAATTCAAATGCGAATAAAAAAGCCACAGCTATTGCTGTGGCTTTTTATAGATTATTCTAAATTTAGCTTAGAACAATACACGTACACGAATTGTGCCTTCAACTTGGCTTAAGGTATCAAGTGCTTCTTGAGAAGCAGATGCATCAACATCCATTACCAAGTAACCGATATCACCTTTAGTCATTAAAGATTGACCAGAGATATTGATTCCTTGTTCAGCGAACAATGTATTGATCTTAGACAATACACCAGGAACGTTTTTGTGGATGTGAAGTAAACGATGTTGACCATCAGAAAGTGGTAATGCGATTTCTGGGAAGTTCACCGCAGAAAGTGTCATACCTTTATCTGAATACGCAACGAATTTTTCAGCAACTTCTAAACCGATGTTTGCTTGCGCTTCCATCGTAGAACCACCCACGTGCGGTGTTAAAATCACGTTGTCTAAGCCGCGAAGTGGAGATTGGAATTCTTCACCATTTGCTTTTGGCTCTTTCGGGAATACGTCTACTGCAGCGCCAGCGATGTGACCAGATTTAATCGCATCTGCCAAATCTTCAATGATGACACATGTACCACGTGCCGCATTAATGAAGATTGAACCAGGCTTCATTTTCGCAAACTGTTCTTTCTTGAAGAAGTTACGCGTAGAAGGAACATCAGGAACGTGTAAAGAAACCACATCAGCAGTTTCTAAAAGCTCATCTAAAGAACCGACTTGGCGTGCATTACCTAACGGTAATTTAGTTACCGCATCATAATAGCAAACTTTCATACCTAAGCTTTCAGCTAAAACTGAAAGTTGAGAGCCGATAGAACCGTAACCTACGATACCTAATGTTTTACCACGAGTTTCGTATGAACCAACAGCCGATTTGTTCCAACCACCTGCATGCGTATCTTTTGATTTTTCAGGTACACGACGAAGTAATAAAATTGCTTCAGCAAGAACCAATTCTGCTACAGAACGCGTATTCGAATACGGTGCGTTGAAAACAGGAATACCACGAGACATTGCTGCTTTTAAATCAACTTGGTTAGTACCAATACAGAAACAACCAACCGCAATCAATTTATTCGCTGCTTCAAAGATTTCTTCAGTCAATTGAGTACGCGAACGAATACCAATAAAGTGCGCATCTTTGATCGCTTCTTTCAAAGCTTCGCCTTCAAGCGCAGTTTTGTGGTAATCGATGTTGGTATAACCCGCAGCGTTTAATGTATCGATGGCATTTTGATGCACACCTTCAAGCAAAAGGAAACGGATTTTGTCTT harbors:
- the serA gene encoding phosphoglycerate dehydrogenase, translating into MSQHLSLPKDKIRFLLLEGVHQNAIDTLNAAGYTNIDYHKTALEGEALKEAIKDAHFIGIRSRTQLTEEIFEAANKLIAVGCFCIGTNQVDLKAAMSRGIPVFNAPYSNTRSVAELVLAEAILLLRRVPEKSKDTHAGGWNKSAVGSYETRGKTLGIVGYGSIGSQLSVLAESLGMKVCYYDAVTKLPLGNARQVGSLDELLETADVVSLHVPDVPSTRNFFKKEQFAKMKPGSIFINAARGTCVIIEDLADAIKSGHIAGAAVDVFPKEPKANGEEFQSPLRGLDNVILTPHVGGSTMEAQANIGLEVAEKFVAYSDKGMTLSAVNFPEIALPLSDGQHRLLHIHKNVPGVLSKINTLFAEQGINISGQSLMTKGDIGYLVMDVDASASQEALDTLSQVEGTIRVRVLF
- a CDS encoding sulfite exporter TauE/SafE family protein, which encodes MEWELILSLVFFAFCAGTIDAAVGGGGLIQIPALMGALPQTAPATLFGTNKLASIFGTGSAAFSFVRRVKLQWSLLWVIAIFAFVSAYVGAACVSLVPTHILRPIVLVMLIVIAIYTFMKKQFGQVHVDQHITPKLLFFAALGSLAIGFYDGIFGPGTGSFFIFFFIRFLQVDFLHASALSKIGNFMTNLAALSFFIPAGHIFFQLGFMMAAANIAGSLLGVRLALKYGSGFIRILFLILVSILICWLAYQIFVAV
- a CDS encoding EamA family transporter, whose amino-acid sequence is MKNIQLVAVLYMVLSMVAYQISASFAKQLIATLDPLTVTILRLCFATILVAIMFRSWKVIAKLKYLKWRDLLLYSASLGCMNILFYSSLGKLPQGIAVGLEFIGPLGLALLSIKQRSDYIWVAFAVLGIALMVPWHDANTEHFSYLGAACALGAGLFWAFYIYFGHRVVQQNIGMHALTIAIGLSALTLLPFGLWSNAPALLDTQYWGKALVIAILATAIPYALDLMALKRLSKLSYGTLSSLAPALAALAGLVLLHEQISLIQWVALGCIMIASVGVTLRGEKFQTQ
- a CDS encoding hemerythrin domain-containing protein, whose protein sequence is MNIFEALRESHEQQRNLAERLIQTSGHTQEREDLFKQLKNELYVHSVAEDRYLYIPLMFDDVGLDITRHALSEHHEMDELVEKLEETDMSNPSWLATAKQLSEKVHHHLKEEEHKFFQQAGKILGDDEKEKLGKKYLTEYQKYKNADRSFSL
- a CDS encoding EamA family transporter — protein: MLKTPLHALLLLMIAMLCVQGSGSLAKILFQSFPVLTVSAMRLFFGALILAVIFKIWTINFKVVRWKAILSYGFALAGMNALFYLSLERLPLGLAVAFEFIGPLSVALFHARQRYDFIWVGCAILGLVLLFPLQQAQQHLDLVGVFFAVAAGACWALYIIAGQKPSGISGNHTVCLGMSIGMLCLLPFAIFSGALDRVIELPNIYYFIGLAILASALPFTLEMIALRSLTPLSFGTLMSLEPAVAALSGFIFLGETLLWNQWLALGTIIIASIGCTFTTQHARQQKVNK